One window of Nocardioides dongkuii genomic DNA carries:
- a CDS encoding PPK2 family polyphosphate kinase has translation MTATSTDTSTGGALRLPGGPVDLAALATDATPGFSHGKKAGKAALAALGGELADLQERLWAEGRTGAKRRVLLVLQGMDTAGKGGVLRHAVGLVDPQGVRITSFKAPTEEEAAQDFLWRIERALPDAGYLGVFDRSHYEDVLIARVRSLAPPEEIERRYGAIVDFERRLVEQGTTVVKCMLHISPEKQKERLLARLDDPTKQWKYNPGDVDERARWSDYQTAYEVALERTHTEEAPWHVVPSDRKWYRNLAIGRLLLETLRGLDPQWPEVDYGVTHERARLTGEKPAA, from the coding sequence ATGACCGCGACCAGCACGGACACCAGCACGGGCGGCGCCCTGCGGCTTCCCGGGGGGCCGGTCGACCTCGCGGCGCTGGCCACCGACGCGACACCGGGGTTCTCGCACGGCAAGAAGGCCGGCAAGGCGGCGCTCGCCGCGCTCGGCGGCGAGCTCGCCGACCTCCAGGAGCGGCTCTGGGCCGAGGGCCGGACCGGCGCGAAGCGGCGGGTCCTGCTGGTCCTGCAGGGCATGGACACCGCCGGCAAGGGCGGGGTGCTGCGGCACGCCGTGGGCCTCGTCGATCCCCAGGGCGTGCGGATCACCTCCTTCAAGGCGCCGACCGAGGAGGAGGCCGCCCAGGACTTCCTCTGGCGCATCGAGCGCGCCCTCCCCGACGCCGGCTACCTCGGTGTCTTCGACCGGTCCCACTACGAGGACGTGCTGATCGCCCGGGTCCGGTCGCTGGCGCCGCCCGAGGAGATCGAGCGCCGCTACGGCGCGATCGTCGACTTCGAGCGCCGGCTCGTGGAGCAGGGCACGACGGTGGTCAAGTGCATGCTGCACATCTCGCCGGAGAAGCAGAAGGAGCGGCTCCTGGCCCGGCTCGACGACCCCACCAAGCAGTGGAAGTACAACCCCGGCGACGTCGACGAGCGGGCCCGCTGGAGCGACTACCAGACGGCGTACGAGGTGGCGTTGGAGCGCACCCACACCGAGGAGGCGCCCTGGCACGTCGTCCCGAGCGACCGCAAGTGGTACCGCAACCTGGCGATCGGCCGGCTGCTGCTCGAGACGCTTCGCGGGCTCGACCCCCAGTGGCCCGAGGTCGACTACGGCGTGACGCACGAACGGGCCAGGCTCACGGGCGAAAAGCCCGCGGCCTGA
- a CDS encoding AAA family ATPase — MHLVLLFGPQAVGKLAVGRELAARTPYRLLHNHATIEPLLEVFEYGAPPFRTLNEEFRRRVVEEALAAGLPGLVFTYAWALDVAEDTAYLEGFVEPVLAAGGRVDFVELYADEATRLAREGTPVRLAAKPSKRDVAWARDHLVEWGQRYRLSTGPDVPFPLEHPHLRLDTTHGSAADTAEEVIRRLDLPRS, encoded by the coding sequence GTGCACCTCGTCCTCCTCTTCGGCCCGCAGGCCGTCGGCAAGCTCGCCGTCGGCCGTGAGCTCGCCGCCCGCACGCCGTACCGGCTCCTGCACAACCACGCGACGATCGAGCCCCTGCTCGAGGTCTTCGAGTACGGCGCACCGCCCTTCCGGACGCTGAACGAGGAGTTCCGGCGCCGGGTGGTCGAGGAGGCGCTCGCGGCCGGCCTGCCGGGCCTGGTGTTCACCTACGCCTGGGCGCTCGACGTCGCCGAGGACACGGCGTACCTCGAGGGGTTCGTCGAGCCGGTCCTGGCCGCGGGCGGTCGCGTCGACTTCGTCGAGCTTTACGCCGACGAGGCCACGCGGCTGGCCCGCGAGGGCACCCCGGTGCGCCTGGCCGCGAAGCCGTCGAAGCGCGACGTGGCCTGGGCGCGCGACCACCTCGTCGAGTGGGGGCAGCGCTACCGCCTCTCGACCGGGCCGGACGTGCCGTTCCCGCTCGAGCACCCCCACCTCCGGCTCGACACCACGCATGGCTCCGCCGCGGACACCGCCGAGGAGGTGATCCGCCGCCTCGACCTGCCCCGCTCCTGA
- a CDS encoding ABC transporter ATP-binding protein: MPDTSVDPDSMIRARGLRKSFGKAGETFEAVRGIDLDVRRGEAFGFLGPNGAGKSSTMRMIAAVSPVSDGELRILGMDPATEGPAIRGRLGVCPQEDTLDVELNVRDNLYIYGRYFGIPKAEVNDRVDELLEFVQLTEKARAKVDDLSGGMKRRLTIARSLVNRPELLLLDEPTTGLDPQARHVLWDRLFRLKQAGVTLVLTTHYMDEAEQLCDRLVVMDKGLIVAEGSPLELIRAHSTREVAELRFGLAEEGASHDTIAEKVADLGERVEVLPDRLLVYSEDGEEVVAKVHERGLTPIAVLVRRSSLEDVFLRLTGRTLVD, encoded by the coding sequence GTGCCCGACACCTCGGTCGACCCGGACTCCATGATCCGGGCTCGCGGCCTCCGCAAGTCCTTCGGCAAGGCCGGCGAGACGTTCGAGGCGGTGCGGGGCATCGACCTCGACGTACGCCGGGGCGAGGCGTTCGGGTTCCTCGGGCCCAACGGCGCCGGCAAGTCCTCGACGATGCGGATGATCGCGGCGGTCTCGCCGGTCAGCGACGGCGAGCTGCGGATCCTCGGGATGGACCCCGCCACCGAGGGGCCCGCGATCCGCGGCCGGCTGGGCGTCTGCCCGCAGGAGGACACCCTCGACGTCGAGCTGAACGTCCGCGACAACCTCTACATCTACGGCCGCTACTTCGGGATCCCGAAGGCGGAGGTCAACGACCGGGTCGACGAGCTGCTGGAGTTCGTCCAGCTCACCGAGAAGGCGCGCGCCAAGGTCGACGACCTCTCCGGCGGCATGAAGCGCCGCCTGACGATCGCGCGCAGCCTGGTCAACCGTCCCGAGCTGCTGCTGCTCGACGAGCCGACCACCGGCCTGGACCCCCAGGCCCGGCACGTGCTCTGGGACCGGCTGTTCCGGCTCAAGCAGGCCGGGGTGACCCTGGTGCTCACCACGCACTACATGGACGAGGCCGAGCAGCTCTGCGACCGGCTCGTGGTCATGGACAAGGGGCTGATCGTCGCGGAGGGCTCCCCGCTGGAGCTGATCCGGGCGCACTCGACCCGGGAGGTCGCCGAGCTCCGGTTCGGCCTCGCCGAGGAGGGCGCGAGCCACGACACGATCGCGGAGAAGGTCGCCGACCTCGGCGAGCGGGTGGAGGTGCTGCCCGACCGGCTGCTGGTCTACAGCGAGGACGGCGAGGAGGTCGTCGCCAAGGTCCACGAGCGCGGCCTGACCCCGATCGCGGTCCTGGTCCGCCGCTCCTCCCTCGAGGACGTCTTCCTGCGGCTCACCGGCCGCACCCTGGTCGACTGA
- a CDS encoding ABC transporter permease: protein MADLALRDGLSRQVDYWWTVYRRTWRSSVVSSFLSPLLYVVAMGVLLGGFVDADPDTLEGAPSYLAFVVPGLVAAHAMQTAVGETTYPVMGLIKWQRVYDSMLATPLQVQHLVASTLGFVAFRLITTCGVYMLVLAPFGVFESWWGPFLAFGAQVLTGMVFAVWVYGFTARLHNEEAFGVLFRLGVFPLFLFSGAFFPVDNLGEVGAWAARITPLWHGVNLSRMFCLDHVTWWVAGVNVLVLVVLLVVGWAWALTGLRKRLVW, encoded by the coding sequence ATGGCCGACCTCGCGCTCCGCGACGGGCTCAGCCGCCAGGTCGACTACTGGTGGACGGTCTACCGCCGCACCTGGCGCTCCTCGGTCGTCTCCTCGTTCCTCTCCCCGCTGCTGTACGTCGTGGCGATGGGCGTGCTGCTCGGCGGCTTCGTCGACGCCGACCCCGACACGCTCGAGGGCGCCCCGTCGTACCTCGCGTTCGTGGTGCCCGGGCTGGTCGCCGCCCACGCCATGCAGACCGCGGTGGGGGAGACGACGTACCCGGTGATGGGGCTGATCAAGTGGCAGCGGGTCTACGACTCGATGCTGGCCACGCCGCTGCAGGTCCAGCACCTGGTCGCCTCGACGCTGGGGTTCGTGGCCTTCCGGCTGATCACCACGTGCGGGGTCTACATGCTGGTGCTCGCGCCGTTCGGCGTCTTCGAGTCCTGGTGGGGGCCGTTCCTGGCGTTCGGGGCGCAGGTGCTCACCGGCATGGTCTTCGCGGTCTGGGTCTACGGGTTCACCGCCCGCCTCCACAACGAGGAGGCGTTCGGCGTGCTGTTCCGGCTCGGGGTGTTCCCGCTGTTCCTCTTCTCGGGGGCGTTCTTCCCGGTCGACAACCTCGGGGAGGTCGGCGCCTGGGCGGCCCGGATCACCCCGCTCTGGCACGGCGTCAACCTGTCCCGGATGTTCTGCCTGGACCACGTCACCTGGTGGGTCGCCGGCGTCAACGTGCTGGTGCTGGTCGTGCTGCTCGTCGTCGGCTGGGCCTGGGCGCTCACCGGCCTGCGGAAACGGCTGGTCTGGTGA
- a CDS encoding ABC transporter permease, with protein MSTAHSPLTSTQALRLLVLRNYLVYRDSWKLFLTGFLEPVLYLFSIGLGVGQLIETFEFNGETIPYAEFVAPAMLAASAFNGALLDSTFNVFFKLKFIKLYDQILATPLTTGDVARAEIVWGQLRGGSYSAAFLLVMLALGLIDSWWAVLALPAALLIGFAFSAVCMALTTYMTSWQDFDKVTLVQVPLFLFSATFFPITAFDGWLRWVVECTPLYRGVVLCRELTTGALSWSSAVSVVYLVLMGLAGLYVVRRRLDALLLT; from the coding sequence GTGAGCACCGCGCACTCGCCGCTGACCTCGACGCAGGCCCTGCGCCTGCTCGTGCTGCGCAACTACCTCGTCTACCGCGACTCCTGGAAGCTCTTCCTGACCGGCTTCCTCGAGCCGGTGCTCTACCTGTTCTCGATCGGCCTCGGCGTCGGCCAGCTCATCGAGACCTTCGAGTTCAACGGCGAGACGATCCCGTACGCCGAGTTCGTCGCGCCGGCGATGCTCGCGGCGTCCGCGTTCAACGGGGCGCTGCTCGACTCGACGTTCAACGTCTTCTTCAAGCTGAAGTTCATCAAGCTCTACGACCAGATCCTGGCGACCCCGCTCACGACCGGCGACGTCGCGCGCGCGGAGATCGTCTGGGGCCAGCTGCGTGGCGGGTCGTACTCCGCGGCGTTCCTGCTGGTGATGCTGGCGCTGGGGCTGATCGACTCGTGGTGGGCGGTGCTCGCGCTGCCCGCGGCGCTGCTCATCGGGTTCGCCTTCAGCGCCGTGTGCATGGCGCTCACGACGTACATGACGTCCTGGCAGGACTTCGACAAGGTCACCCTGGTGCAGGTGCCGCTGTTCCTGTTCTCCGCGACCTTCTTCCCGATCACCGCCTTCGACGGGTGGCTGCGGTGGGTGGTGGAGTGCACCCCGCTCTACCGCGGCGTGGTGCTGTGCCGCGAGCTCACCACCGGGGCGCTGTCGTGGTCCTCGGCCGTGTCGGTCGTCTACCTGGTGCTGATGGGCCTGGCCGGGCTGTACGTCGTGCGCCGGCGCCTGGACGCGCTGCTGCTGACCTGA
- a CDS encoding phosphoribosyltransferase: MTDERETLTYEQFGVAVRDLAQQVVDSGYEPDMVLSIARGGLGLGMGLGYALDVKNLSAINVEFYTGVDERLEVPIMLPPTPSAVDLAGLRVLIADDVADSGRTLEIVQDFCADHVAEARSAVIYEKPRTVVHADYVWRRTDLWIEFPWSVQPPLVDRRGGQAH; encoded by the coding sequence GTGACCGACGAGCGCGAGACGCTGACGTACGAGCAGTTCGGGGTCGCCGTGCGCGACCTGGCCCAGCAGGTGGTGGACTCCGGGTACGAGCCGGACATGGTGCTCTCGATCGCCCGCGGTGGCCTGGGGCTCGGCATGGGGCTCGGCTACGCCCTGGACGTCAAGAACCTCTCGGCGATCAACGTCGAGTTCTACACCGGCGTCGACGAGCGGCTCGAGGTCCCGATCATGCTGCCGCCGACCCCGTCGGCGGTGGACCTCGCCGGGTTGCGGGTCCTGATCGCCGACGACGTCGCCGACTCCGGCCGGACGCTCGAGATCGTCCAGGACTTCTGCGCCGACCACGTGGCCGAGGCACGCTCCGCGGTCATCTACGAGAAGCCCCGGACGGTCGTGCACGCCGACTACGTCTGGCGCCGCACCGACCTCTGGATCGAGTTCCCCTGGTCCGTGCAGCCGCCCCTGGTCGACCGACGCGGCGGGCAGGCCCACTGA
- a CDS encoding HipA family kinase gives MIPTVPVTRYVTPLREGGSLPGIVEAADLGTYVCKFRGAGQGVRVLVAETIVADLARRIGLRTPRLVALDLGPEIARYEADEEVQDLLVASVGLNLGVDFLPGSFGYDGDVPTGPEEAARVLWLDAFCANVDRSWRNPNLLVWHGELWVIDHGASLYFHHGWPGGSLAKDGAAERFAAQPWDLGDHVLERYAGGLAAADADVRERLSADDLPEVLSLVPDAWLGPVPGAETPDAVRAAYVDFLTARLATRQWLPGAA, from the coding sequence GTGATCCCGACCGTGCCCGTGACGCGCTACGTCACCCCGCTGCGCGAGGGCGGCAGCCTCCCGGGCATTGTCGAGGCCGCGGACCTGGGCACCTACGTGTGCAAGTTCCGCGGCGCCGGCCAGGGCGTCCGGGTGCTCGTCGCGGAGACGATCGTGGCGGACCTGGCGCGCCGGATCGGGCTGCGCACCCCGCGGCTCGTCGCGCTCGACCTCGGCCCCGAGATCGCCCGCTACGAGGCCGATGAGGAGGTGCAGGACCTGCTGGTGGCGAGCGTCGGGCTCAACCTCGGCGTCGACTTCCTCCCCGGGTCCTTCGGGTACGACGGCGACGTGCCGACCGGCCCCGAGGAAGCCGCGCGGGTGCTGTGGCTCGACGCGTTCTGCGCGAACGTCGACCGCTCCTGGCGCAACCCCAACCTGCTGGTCTGGCACGGCGAGCTGTGGGTGATCGACCACGGGGCGTCGCTGTACTTCCACCACGGCTGGCCCGGCGGCTCGCTGGCCAAGGACGGCGCGGCCGAGCGGTTCGCGGCGCAGCCGTGGGACCTGGGCGACCACGTCCTCGAGCGGTACGCCGGGGGCCTGGCCGCCGCCGACGCCGACGTGCGGGAGCGGCTCTCCGCGGACGACCTCCCCGAGGTGCTGTCCCTGGTCCCGGACGCGTGGCTGGGACCGGTCCCCGGCGCCGAGACGCCGGACGCCGTGCGGGCG
- the recA gene encoding recombinase RecA → MAGDRDKALDAALLNIEKQFGKGSVMRLGDETRAPLEVIPTGSIALDVALGLGGLPRGRVVEVYGPESSGKTTVALHAVANAQRAGGIVAFIDAEHALDPDYAAALGVDTDALLVSQPDSGEQALEIADMLVRSGALALIVIDSVAALVPRAEIEGEMGDSHVGLQARLMSQALRKMTGALNNSQTTAIFINQLREKIGVMFGSPETTTGGRALKFYSSVRLDVRRIETLKDGTDMVGNRTRVKVVKNKVAPPFKQAEFDIMYGQGISREGGLIDVGVEAGIVRKAGAWYTYDGDQLGQGKENSRKFLRDNPDLADELEKKILEKLGVGPQVDKEVAAELPGDPIGVDDF, encoded by the coding sequence ATGGCTGGAGACCGCGACAAGGCGCTCGACGCAGCGCTGCTCAACATCGAGAAGCAGTTCGGCAAGGGGTCGGTCATGCGGCTCGGTGACGAGACCCGGGCCCCGCTCGAGGTGATCCCCACGGGCTCGATCGCCCTCGACGTCGCCCTCGGCCTGGGCGGCCTGCCGCGCGGCCGAGTGGTCGAGGTCTACGGCCCGGAGTCCTCCGGAAAGACGACCGTCGCCCTGCACGCGGTGGCCAACGCCCAGCGGGCCGGTGGCATCGTCGCGTTCATCGACGCCGAGCACGCGCTCGACCCCGACTACGCGGCGGCCCTCGGCGTCGACACCGACGCCCTGCTGGTCTCCCAGCCCGACTCCGGTGAGCAGGCGCTCGAGATCGCCGACATGCTGGTCCGCTCGGGTGCGCTGGCGCTCATCGTCATCGACTCCGTGGCGGCGCTCGTGCCCCGCGCCGAGATCGAGGGCGAGATGGGCGACAGCCACGTCGGCCTGCAGGCCCGGCTGATGAGCCAGGCGCTGCGCAAGATGACCGGTGCGCTGAACAACTCCCAGACCACCGCGATCTTCATCAACCAGCTGCGCGAGAAGATCGGCGTGATGTTCGGCTCGCCGGAGACCACGACCGGTGGCCGGGCGCTGAAGTTCTACTCCTCGGTCCGCCTCGACGTGCGCCGCATCGAGACGCTCAAGGACGGCACCGACATGGTCGGCAACCGCACCCGCGTCAAGGTCGTCAAGAACAAGGTCGCGCCGCCGTTCAAGCAGGCCGAGTTCGACATCATGTACGGCCAGGGCATCAGCCGCGAGGGCGGGCTCATCGACGTCGGCGTCGAGGCGGGCATCGTCCGCAAGGCCGGCGCCTGGTACACCTACGACGGCGACCAGCTCGGCCAGGGCAAGGAGAACTCCCGCAAGTTCCTCCGCGACAACCCCGACCTCGCCGACGAGCTCGAGAAGAAGATCCTCGAGAAGCTCGGCGTGGGCCCGCAGGTCGACAAGGAGGTCGCGGCGGAGCTGCCGGGCGACCCGATCGGTGTCGACGACTTCTGA
- a CDS encoding regulatory protein RecX, with protein sequence MREDRPAPSWAGDVTAGVDAWTRRASGPAPAAPAPDAPPPPDRAAQGPDADPESVARTILLDQLTGRARSRRELSDKLASKNVPPELATRLLDRFEEVGLVDDEAFARAWVAGRGSGPGSSKRLARRALAQELRRKGVDDEVAREALDEIDPAEEEEAARALVRKKLRSLSRVDDVVATRRLVGMLARKGYGSGLAFAVVRDELAQAGRDGVEEY encoded by the coding sequence GTGCGCGAGGACCGTCCCGCCCCGTCCTGGGCCGGCGACGTCACCGCCGGGGTGGATGCCTGGACGCGACGTGCGTCCGGGCCCGCCCCGGCGGCGCCCGCCCCGGACGCTCCGCCACCGCCCGACCGGGCCGCGCAGGGGCCGGACGCCGACCCCGAGTCGGTGGCCCGCACGATCCTGCTCGACCAGCTCACCGGCCGGGCGCGGAGCCGGCGCGAGCTGAGCGACAAGCTCGCGTCCAAGAACGTCCCGCCGGAGCTGGCGACCCGCCTCCTCGACCGGTTCGAGGAGGTCGGCCTGGTCGACGACGAGGCGTTCGCGCGGGCGTGGGTGGCCGGCCGCGGCTCGGGGCCGGGCAGCTCCAAGCGGCTCGCCCGGCGCGCGCTCGCCCAGGAGCTGCGGCGCAAGGGCGTCGACGACGAGGTCGCCCGCGAGGCCCTCGACGAGATCGACCCGGCCGAGGAGGAGGAGGCGGCCCGCGCCCTGGTCCGCAAGAAGCTGCGCTCCCTGAGCCGCGTCGACGACGTGGTCGCCACCCGCCGGCTGGTCGGCATGCTCGCCCGCAAGGGCTACGGCTCCGGGCTGGCGTTCGCGGTCGTCAGGGACGAGCTGGCACAGGCCGGCCGCGACGGGGTCGAGGAGTACTGA
- a CDS encoding methyltransferase domain-containing protein — MSAIEPDTKDWTWVLERPCPACGYDAGTLDRTTLGARLRRDAAGWPALLAAPDAAVRPAPGVWSVLEYGCHVRDVHGVFGERVALMLAQDDPVFGSWDQDEAALDGRYQLQHPATVARELMTAADTVAAAYDAVPGDAWGRRGRRSDGSVFTVETLGRYHLHDVVHHAHDVRAAAAAVDDVLGPLRERFAAMVGAGGRVLEIGSGAGRDAAALEALGLAVRRTDVAPGLVELLCADGHDADVLDPLVDDLDDPRRPGTPYDGVRASASLLHVARADLPVVLARLAAATRPGGALHLSVKQGDGEGWSTHGSVPAPRRFTSWRADALAAVVAGAGWEVAAQEEREGQRGETWHQVLARRR; from the coding sequence ATGAGCGCGATCGAGCCCGACACCAAGGACTGGACCTGGGTCCTGGAGCGCCCGTGCCCCGCGTGCGGGTACGACGCCGGCACGCTCGACCGGACCACGCTCGGCGCCCGGCTGCGGCGCGACGCCGCGGGCTGGCCGGCGCTGCTCGCCGCGCCCGACGCGGCGGTGCGGCCTGCGCCGGGGGTGTGGTCGGTGCTGGAGTACGGCTGCCACGTCCGCGACGTGCACGGGGTCTTCGGGGAGCGGGTCGCGCTGATGCTGGCGCAGGACGACCCGGTGTTCGGGAGCTGGGACCAGGACGAGGCGGCGCTCGACGGGCGCTACCAGCTCCAGCACCCCGCGACGGTCGCCCGCGAGCTGATGACGGCCGCCGACACCGTGGCCGCGGCGTACGACGCGGTGCCGGGCGACGCCTGGGGGCGGCGGGGGAGGCGCAGCGACGGCAGCGTCTTCACGGTCGAGACCCTCGGCCGCTACCACCTGCACGACGTCGTCCACCACGCCCACGACGTGCGGGCCGCGGCGGCCGCGGTGGACGACGTGCTCGGTCCGCTGCGGGAGCGTTTCGCGGCGATGGTGGGGGCGGGCGGCCGGGTGCTCGAGATCGGCAGCGGGGCCGGCCGGGACGCGGCCGCGCTGGAGGCGCTCGGGCTCGCGGTGCGCCGTACCGACGTCGCGCCGGGCCTCGTCGAGCTGCTGTGCGCCGACGGCCACGACGCCGACGTGCTCGACCCGCTGGTCGACGACCTGGACGACCCGCGGCGCCCCGGCACGCCGTACGACGGGGTGCGGGCGAGCGCCTCGCTGCTGCACGTCGCGCGCGCCGACCTGCCCGTCGTCCTCGCCCGGCTCGCCGCGGCGACCCGGCCCGGGGGAGCGCTGCACCTCTCGGTCAAGCAGGGCGACGGCGAGGGCTGGTCGACCCACGGGTCGGTGCCCGCGCCGCGCCGGTTCACCTCCTGGCGCGCGGACGCCCTGGCGGCCGTGGTCGCCGGCGCGGGCTGGGAGGTCGCTGCGCAGGAGGAGCGCGAGGGGCAGCGCGGCGAGACCTGGCACCAGGTGCTGGCCCGGCGTCGCTGA
- a CDS encoding DUF3046 domain-containing protein, with amino-acid sequence MRHTEFWSRLDAALGPAYSRTWAERLVMSELGGRTAQEALDAGVPPKEVWAVVWAVLELPPQDR; translated from the coding sequence GTGAGGCACACGGAGTTCTGGTCGCGGCTGGACGCGGCGCTCGGGCCGGCGTACTCCCGGACCTGGGCGGAGCGGCTGGTGATGAGCGAGCTGGGCGGGCGGACCGCGCAGGAGGCGCTGGACGCCGGCGTACCTCCCAAGGAGGTGTGGGCCGTGGTCTGGGCGGTCCTCGAGCTCCCGCCGCAGGACCGCTGA